A single genomic interval of Cellvibrio sp. PSBB023 harbors:
- a CDS encoding efflux RND transporter periplasmic adaptor subunit encodes MMKPVFANISLAISGLTLLAVLTGCGEQSIQQGEGLPHQVEVVIAEPKALLVTDSLPGRVVPVRESQVRARVAGIVMKRHFEEGSDVTEGQLLFELDAAPYKVALAKAAAELARTEALFTDAQTRAVRAEDLAKVKAISVQDLDSARATLASARASVLAAKADVDSATLNLGYTRITAPISGRIGKALVTEGMLVGQNEATEVAHIQQLNPVYVDFSHALSNELTRQEDSRTGKLLDGDILEARVEGTGIQVKGKLHFTGAAVDQTTGTIALRGEFPNDDGQLLPGMYVTVLTRLHNQPTAFLLPQRAISRGADGNPQVLIAGKDGVEVRPIQTGKMIGAEWHILSGLNAGDKVIIGGSTTLQPGDKVEPVIKQQSHTST; translated from the coding sequence ATGATGAAACCTGTCTTTGCAAACATCAGCCTGGCCATATCGGGCCTAACCCTGTTGGCTGTACTCACCGGCTGCGGCGAACAATCGATACAACAGGGCGAGGGGTTGCCCCATCAGGTTGAGGTAGTCATCGCTGAACCTAAAGCCTTGTTAGTGACAGATTCATTGCCCGGCCGCGTCGTTCCCGTCCGGGAGTCCCAAGTGCGGGCACGAGTGGCAGGGATTGTGATGAAACGTCACTTTGAAGAAGGCAGCGACGTCACAGAGGGCCAATTGTTATTTGAACTGGATGCAGCTCCCTACAAAGTCGCTCTGGCAAAAGCGGCTGCAGAACTCGCGCGCACCGAAGCCTTATTTACTGATGCACAAACCAGGGCCGTACGCGCTGAAGATCTGGCCAAAGTAAAAGCGATCAGCGTGCAAGATCTGGATAGCGCCCGCGCAACATTAGCCAGTGCACGTGCCAGCGTACTGGCAGCCAAAGCCGATGTGGATAGTGCGACATTGAATCTGGGATATACACGTATTACAGCGCCTATTTCAGGGCGAATCGGCAAAGCATTGGTGACCGAAGGCATGCTGGTTGGCCAAAACGAAGCGACGGAAGTTGCACACATCCAGCAATTAAATCCGGTGTATGTGGATTTCTCTCACGCATTAAGTAACGAGTTGACCCGCCAGGAAGACAGCCGCACCGGCAAGCTGCTCGACGGCGATATTCTGGAAGCACGTGTAGAGGGAACCGGAATTCAGGTTAAAGGCAAACTGCATTTCACCGGCGCCGCCGTAGATCAAACGACCGGCACTATCGCCCTGCGCGGCGAGTTTCCCAACGACGATGGCCAACTATTGCCCGGCATGTATGTAACCGTGTTGACACGCTTACACAATCAACCCACTGCATTTCTCTTGCCGCAACGCGCTATCAGTCGCGGTGCCGATGGCAATCCGCAAGTCTTGATTGCCGGCAAAGACGGCGTAGAAGTACGCCCCATTCAAACCGGAAAAATGATCGGTGCCGAGTGGCACATTCTCTCCGGCCTTAATGCGGGCGATAAGGTCATTATCGGCGGTAGCACCACGCTGCAACCGGGTGACAAGGTTGAACCTGTAATCAAGCAACAATCCCACACCAGCACTTAA
- a CDS encoding cellulase family glycosylhydrolase, which produces MGHATSPSNRFPASCKRAVSLLGVSIALAAFSNVAAAGCEYVVTNSWGSGFTAAIRISNTSSTAINGWNVSWQYNTNRVTNLWNANLSGNNPYSASNLGWNGTIPPGQTVELGFQGVTNGGAVERPTVNGAACTGGTQSSSSSSVLSSAPSSSSVRSSSSSAPSSSSVASGGQCNWYGTLYPLCTSTTSGWGYENNRSCISYATCDAQPDPFGPVTGSSSSSSVRSSSSVPSSISSSSSVRSSSSSSVISSSVSSSSVRSSSSVSSVSSSSSSIGVPGNGVFRVNTQGNLTKDGDPLPARCGNWFGLEGRHEPSNDADNPSGAPLELYVGNMWWVNNSQGSGRTIQQTMTELKQQGITMLRLPIAPQTLETNNPQGMVPNLKNHPSVRQTNARQALEDFIKLADQNNIQLFIDIHSCSNYVGWRAGRLDARPPYVDANRVGYDFTREEYSCSATGNPSSVTKIHAYDKEKWLANLREVAGLSAKLNVSNIIGIDVFNEPYDYTWAEWKGLVEDAYQAINEVNPNMLIIVEGISGNANTQDGTPDTKVPVPHGNPDLNPNWGENLFEAGTNPLNIPKDRLVFSPHTYGPSVFVQKHFMDPTQTECEGLEGDEAGHADCRIVINPTLLEEGWEEHFGYLRELGYGILIGEFGGNMDWPGAKSSAADRALWSHITTNVDQQWQQAAANYFKKKGINACYWSINPESADTMGWYLTPWDPVSATTSWGQWTGFDPRKTQLLHNLWGL; this is translated from the coding sequence ATGGGACACGCGACATCTCCCTCCAATCGCTTTCCTGCTTCGTGCAAACGGGCGGTCAGCCTTCTCGGCGTCAGTATTGCGCTGGCCGCGTTTTCGAACGTTGCCGCCGCAGGTTGTGAATATGTAGTGACTAACAGCTGGGGTTCCGGTTTTACGGCGGCAATCCGTATTTCCAACACCAGCTCAACCGCAATCAACGGTTGGAATGTTAGCTGGCAATACAACACCAACCGTGTGACTAATTTGTGGAATGCCAACCTCTCTGGCAATAACCCTTACTCAGCATCAAACCTGGGTTGGAACGGCACTATACCGCCGGGCCAAACCGTTGAGCTTGGTTTTCAAGGCGTTACCAATGGCGGTGCGGTTGAACGGCCAACAGTGAACGGTGCAGCTTGTACTGGTGGTACACAGTCATCCAGTTCGTCCAGTGTATTAAGCTCGGCACCATCATCCAGCAGTGTCCGCTCAAGCTCAAGTTCTGCACCCAGCTCATCGTCCGTCGCCAGCGGCGGTCAATGTAACTGGTATGGCACCCTTTACCCATTGTGTACGAGCACTACCTCTGGCTGGGGTTACGAGAACAACAGAAGCTGTATTTCTTACGCGACCTGCGATGCACAACCAGACCCATTTGGCCCTGTCACTGGCTCATCCAGCTCATCGTCTGTGCGCTCATCCAGCAGTGTGCCAAGTAGCATCTCCAGCAGTTCATCGGTACGCAGCAGTTCATCCAGTTCTGTGATCTCCAGCTCCGTCAGTTCCAGCTCCGTGCGCAGCAGCTCCAGTGTGAGTTCGGTGTCATCAAGTTCGTCTTCTATTGGCGTACCGGGTAATGGCGTATTCCGTGTGAACACCCAAGGCAACCTGACAAAAGACGGTGATCCGTTACCAGCACGCTGTGGTAACTGGTTCGGCCTTGAAGGTCGCCACGAGCCGTCGAACGATGCCGACAACCCAAGTGGTGCACCACTGGAGCTGTACGTAGGTAATATGTGGTGGGTTAACAACAGCCAGGGTTCAGGTCGCACCATTCAGCAGACTATGACTGAGCTGAAACAGCAGGGTATTACCATGCTGCGTTTACCGATTGCTCCGCAAACACTGGAAACAAACAATCCACAAGGTATGGTCCCCAACTTGAAGAACCATCCGTCTGTACGTCAAACCAATGCACGTCAGGCGCTGGAGGATTTCATCAAGCTGGCTGATCAAAACAATATCCAGTTGTTTATCGATATCCATTCCTGTTCAAACTATGTGGGCTGGCGCGCAGGCCGTTTGGATGCACGTCCACCTTATGTGGATGCCAACCGCGTTGGTTATGACTTTACCCGTGAAGAATACTCCTGTTCTGCCACTGGCAACCCAAGCTCTGTTACCAAAATCCATGCGTACGACAAGGAAAAATGGTTGGCTAACCTGAGAGAAGTTGCGGGCCTGTCGGCGAAATTAAACGTGAGTAACATCATCGGTATCGACGTGTTCAACGAGCCTTACGATTACACTTGGGCAGAGTGGAAAGGTTTGGTTGAGGATGCCTACCAAGCGATCAACGAAGTGAACCCCAACATGCTGATTATTGTTGAAGGGATCTCAGGAAATGCTAACACTCAGGATGGGACACCAGACACCAAGGTTCCCGTTCCCCATGGCAACCCTGACCTGAACCCGAACTGGGGCGAAAACCTCTTCGAAGCAGGCACCAACCCGCTGAACATTCCTAAAGATCGCCTTGTGTTCTCTCCGCATACCTACGGACCTTCCGTATTTGTGCAGAAGCACTTTATGGATCCAACCCAAACCGAGTGTGAAGGGCTTGAAGGTGATGAAGCGGGCCATGCTGATTGCCGCATTGTGATCAACCCAACCCTATTGGAAGAAGGCTGGGAAGAGCACTTTGGTTATCTGCGTGAGCTGGGCTATGGCATCCTGATTGGTGAGTTTGGCGGCAATATGGATTGGCCAGGTGCGAAATCCAGTGCAGCAGACCGCGCACTCTGGAGCCATATCACCACTAATGTGGATCAACAATGGCAACAAGCAGCGGCTAACTACTTCAAGAAAAAGGGTATCAATGCCTGCTACTGGTCAATCAACCCCGAGTCAGCGGACACCATGGGCTGGTACTTAACCCCATGGGATCCTGTTTCCGCCACCACCAGTTGGGGACAATGGACCGGGTTTGATCCTCGCAAAACCCAGCTGTTGCATAACTTATGGGGGCTCTAA
- a CDS encoding TetR/AcrR family transcriptional regulator, translated as MTSTAIDPLLLQLAVALVHRPRANLQELAKAVGVSKATLYRFCPTREALIERLLDEATVTVGRAIANCNLEQAPVDTAFKALIAGFLESKELTQFLIFHFRPEFLNESNPDRRWLDIQKTCDDFFLRCQQEGMLRIDISAVALNEIFFGIATSLVESESRGRVPRAGMAELIERMFLQGAGA; from the coding sequence GTGACATCAACAGCGATCGACCCTTTACTGCTTCAATTGGCGGTGGCACTGGTACATCGACCACGAGCCAATTTGCAGGAGCTAGCCAAGGCTGTAGGTGTGAGCAAGGCAACCCTGTATCGGTTTTGTCCAACGCGGGAGGCATTGATCGAGCGCTTATTAGATGAGGCAACAGTGACCGTCGGCAGGGCGATAGCGAACTGCAACCTTGAACAGGCCCCAGTGGATACTGCGTTTAAGGCGCTTATTGCAGGGTTTTTGGAGTCCAAAGAGCTTACGCAATTCCTTATCTTTCACTTTCGCCCAGAGTTCCTGAATGAAAGTAATCCGGACAGGCGTTGGCTGGATATCCAAAAAACCTGCGATGACTTTTTTCTGCGCTGCCAACAAGAGGGAATGCTTCGTATCGATATCAGCGCGGTTGCATTGAATGAGATTTTTTTTGGCATCGCCACTTCTCTGGTTGAATCGGAGAGCCGTGGGCGTGTGCCGCGTGCAGGGATGGCGGAGTTAATTGAGAGGATGTTTTTGCAAGGAGCGGGTGCCTAA
- a CDS encoding efflux RND transporter permease subunit: MPDFFIARPKFAWVVAIFIALAGLLALPQLPVAQYPVVAPPQIALYATYPGASASVLVDSVTSVIEEELNGTKGLLYFESSSNSNGIAEITATFQPGTNPSFAQMEVQNRLKKAESRLPAAVITQGIQVEEANADFLMFYALTYKDGSEHKDVTGLADYAARYINNEVRRVNGVGKLQFFASEAAMRIWVDPQKLIGYGLSIDDVNNAIAAQNIQVPAGSFGSTPTGQSQELTANINVKGTLSDPREFGKIMLATLTSGASVLLQDVARIEIGQQDYNFESRLNGKPSAIAAVQLAPGANAMQTVEAIKKRLDELSVNFPDDIELSVPYDTSRFVDAAITKVIHTLIEAIILVFLVMLLFLQSVRYTLIPTIVVPVCLLGTLAVMYVIGFSVNMMTMFGMVLAIGILVDDAIVVVENVERLMAEEKLAPKEATIKAMKQVSGAIVGITLVLSAVFIPLALMSGSVGVIYQQFSVSLAVSILFSGFLALTLTPALCATLLKPVDAGHHHKTGFYGWFNRKFQTLTNRYSQLNHQLVRKTGRYMLMYLVIVGVLAFFYMRLPQAFAPQEDQGYMIIDVQLPAGATTARTRATTIELENYLISRPAMDSVTSILGFSFSGMGPNAGLMFPTLKDWSERGAGQSAADEANAFNGHFASVSDGAVMAVTPPPVEGLGNSGGFSLRLQDRAGLGREALTAALGEVLGRANQSPIIAYAMLEGLQDAPELKLNIDRSKAAAMGVSFPVISQTISAAFGSATINDFNNQGRQQRVVVQADVEARMTPEALLKLHVPTSTGQQVPLSAFVTAAWDFGPVQLSRYNGYPTFKIAGDANPGHSTGDVLAEIERIIAELPKGIGYEWTGLSYQEKLSGAQAPILISLSILVVFLILVALYESWSIPLTVLLIVPIGALGAVLAVSLMGMSNDVYFKVGLITIIGLAAKNAILIVEFAKELHAAGETLADAAVKAAKLRFRPIIMTSMAFILGVLPLTIATGAGASSQQAIGTSVMGGMITATLLGVIFVPVFFVWVLSRFHSRNDGSESIAIKAP; the protein is encoded by the coding sequence ATGCCTGATTTTTTTATTGCACGCCCCAAATTTGCCTGGGTCGTGGCGATTTTTATCGCACTCGCCGGTTTGCTGGCGTTACCCCAACTACCTGTAGCACAGTACCCGGTTGTAGCACCGCCGCAAATCGCACTCTATGCCACCTACCCCGGTGCATCTGCATCGGTATTAGTGGACTCAGTAACCAGCGTGATTGAAGAAGAACTCAATGGCACTAAAGGGTTGTTGTATTTTGAGTCCTCCAGTAACTCCAACGGTATTGCGGAAATCACAGCAACCTTTCAACCAGGGACCAACCCATCGTTCGCCCAGATGGAAGTGCAAAACCGCCTGAAAAAAGCCGAATCGCGTTTACCTGCAGCGGTAATCACGCAAGGTATTCAGGTGGAAGAAGCCAATGCTGATTTCTTAATGTTTTACGCACTCACTTATAAAGATGGCAGCGAACATAAAGACGTGACCGGCCTTGCCGATTACGCCGCGCGTTACATTAACAATGAAGTGCGCCGTGTAAATGGTGTTGGTAAATTGCAATTTTTCGCCTCGGAAGCGGCAATGCGTATTTGGGTTGACCCACAAAAACTCATCGGCTATGGCCTGAGTATTGACGATGTAAACAACGCAATTGCTGCACAAAATATCCAGGTGCCCGCTGGCAGTTTTGGTTCAACACCCACCGGCCAATCACAAGAACTCACAGCAAATATTAATGTAAAAGGCACGCTGAGTGATCCGCGCGAATTCGGCAAAATTATGCTCGCCACACTGACGAGCGGTGCCAGTGTGTTATTGCAAGATGTTGCACGTATTGAAATCGGGCAGCAGGATTACAACTTTGAATCGCGTTTAAATGGCAAGCCTTCAGCAATTGCTGCGGTGCAATTAGCACCGGGGGCAAATGCCATGCAAACCGTGGAAGCGATTAAAAAACGCTTGGATGAACTGTCCGTCAACTTTCCGGATGATATTGAATTATCAGTCCCTTACGACACCTCACGTTTTGTTGATGCAGCCATTACCAAAGTAATACACACCTTGATCGAAGCCATTATTCTGGTGTTTTTAGTCATGCTGTTATTCCTGCAAAGTGTTCGCTACACCTTGATTCCAACAATCGTAGTGCCGGTATGTTTACTCGGCACTCTCGCCGTCATGTATGTGATTGGTTTTTCAGTCAACATGATGACCATGTTCGGCATGGTGCTGGCAATTGGTATTTTGGTAGACGATGCGATTGTGGTAGTGGAAAACGTCGAACGACTAATGGCCGAGGAAAAGCTTGCGCCAAAAGAAGCAACGATTAAAGCCATGAAGCAAGTATCCGGTGCCATTGTGGGAATTACGCTTGTGCTCTCTGCGGTATTTATTCCACTGGCACTGATGAGTGGATCCGTCGGCGTTATTTATCAACAGTTCTCGGTATCCCTCGCCGTCTCGATTTTATTTTCCGGTTTCCTTGCACTCACGCTCACACCGGCGCTTTGTGCCACCTTACTTAAACCGGTTGACGCAGGTCATCACCACAAGACCGGTTTTTATGGTTGGTTTAATCGGAAATTCCAAACACTAACCAATCGTTACTCACAGCTGAATCATCAACTGGTGCGCAAAACCGGCCGCTATATGCTGATGTATCTTGTTATCGTCGGCGTGCTTGCTTTCTTTTATATGCGCTTGCCACAGGCATTTGCGCCCCAGGAAGACCAAGGCTACATGATTATCGATGTGCAATTACCCGCAGGCGCCACCACCGCGAGAACCCGTGCAACTACCATAGAATTGGAAAACTATTTAATCAGTCGCCCAGCGATGGATTCTGTCACATCCATTCTCGGATTTAGTTTTTCCGGTATGGGCCCCAATGCCGGATTGATGTTTCCGACCCTGAAAGATTGGAGTGAACGCGGTGCCGGTCAATCAGCTGCCGATGAAGCCAATGCCTTTAATGGTCACTTTGCCTCAGTGAGCGACGGTGCAGTAATGGCCGTCACACCCCCACCGGTTGAGGGCTTGGGAAATTCCGGCGGCTTCTCTTTGCGCCTGCAAGATCGCGCAGGCTTGGGCCGTGAAGCACTCACGGCTGCGCTTGGCGAAGTATTGGGGCGCGCTAATCAATCACCCATTATTGCCTACGCCATGCTGGAAGGATTACAGGATGCCCCCGAACTCAAACTGAATATTGATCGGTCAAAAGCAGCGGCCATGGGCGTGAGTTTTCCTGTCATCAGCCAAACAATTTCCGCGGCCTTTGGTTCTGCCACAATTAATGACTTCAACAATCAAGGGCGCCAGCAGCGCGTGGTTGTACAAGCAGATGTTGAAGCGCGTATGACACCGGAAGCGCTGCTGAAGCTACACGTGCCAACCTCGACCGGGCAACAGGTTCCGCTCAGCGCGTTTGTGACCGCAGCGTGGGATTTTGGCCCGGTGCAGTTGTCGCGCTACAACGGCTACCCCACCTTCAAAATTGCTGGTGATGCAAACCCCGGCCATAGCACTGGCGATGTCCTCGCGGAAATTGAACGCATTATTGCCGAGCTCCCCAAGGGTATCGGCTACGAGTGGACGGGACTTTCCTATCAGGAAAAATTATCCGGTGCGCAAGCACCTATCCTGATAAGCCTTTCTATTTTGGTCGTGTTTTTAATTCTGGTTGCGCTGTATGAAAGCTGGTCCATTCCGCTCACCGTGTTATTGATTGTCCCTATTGGTGCCTTGGGTGCAGTGTTAGCAGTCAGTTTGATGGGCATGTCCAACGATGTGTATTTCAAAGTCGGTTTGATCACCATCATCGGGCTCGCCGCGAAAAATGCCATTTTAATTGTGGAGTTCGCAAAGGAGCTGCACGCCGCCGGTGAAACACTGGCCGACGCCGCTGTTAAAGCGGCAAAGTTGCGTTTCCGCCCGATCATCATGACCTCTATGGCATTTATCCTCGGCGTTTTACCGCTGACCATTGCCACTGGGGCCGGTGCATCCAGCCAACAGGCCATTGGCACCAGTGTCATGGGTGGCATGATTACCGCAACACTGCTCGGCGTTATTTTTGTACCCGTGTTTTTTGTATGGGTCTTATCGCGCTTCCATAGTCGTAACGACGGCAGTGAATCAATAGCGATAAAGGCGCCGTGA
- a CDS encoding efflux RND transporter periplasmic adaptor subunit, with protein MRRLLLTTSLFLPLLTISHSIKAQPNELQVVTHRLQTTAMGSELELSGTLRALRDSNLSVAVNALVKQLHVDLGSHVKQGDLLLELDDKIAKQEHQRALAQLSAAETAATEAARLRDEALRLKQQSHIAQSEVSARESAATLAVARLQEARADAGIAAEQLARHQLKAPFDGVISARWTDLGQWLTPGDQVFTLVSTDELRLDVQLPQEHLPSIDQIHAVQIRPDSQPTLHIPARVDAIVPVGDASRSFLLRLVATDSSPALVPGASARAHLTFQQAKTAVLLPRDAVLRNADGNFSVFVVENGKAKRRQIALGNTRRDGYLVEQGLEAGEQVVIRGNELLSDDQSVTVASTGAPSTNAQGQTND; from the coding sequence ATGCGGCGCCTGCTCTTAACCACCAGCCTGTTTCTGCCATTGTTGACCATTTCCCATTCGATTAAGGCTCAACCCAACGAACTGCAGGTTGTGACACATCGCTTGCAAACCACAGCGATGGGCAGTGAGCTGGAGCTAAGCGGCACACTGCGCGCCCTGCGCGACTCCAATCTGTCAGTTGCAGTGAACGCGCTGGTCAAGCAGCTGCATGTAGATCTTGGCAGCCATGTCAAACAGGGTGACTTGCTACTGGAGCTGGATGACAAGATCGCCAAACAGGAACACCAGCGTGCACTTGCACAGCTGTCAGCCGCTGAAACCGCCGCCACCGAAGCCGCTCGCCTGCGCGATGAAGCCCTGCGGTTGAAACAACAGAGCCATATTGCCCAAAGCGAGGTCAGCGCCCGTGAAAGCGCCGCCACACTGGCCGTAGCACGACTACAAGAAGCCCGTGCCGACGCCGGTATCGCCGCCGAGCAATTGGCCAGACATCAATTGAAAGCCCCCTTTGATGGCGTGATCAGTGCGCGCTGGACCGATCTCGGCCAGTGGCTGACCCCCGGCGATCAGGTCTTTACCCTGGTCTCCACCGATGAATTGCGCCTGGACGTGCAACTACCCCAGGAGCACTTGCCCAGCATCGACCAGATCCATGCCGTGCAGATACGCCCGGATTCCCAACCCACCCTGCACATTCCCGCGCGGGTTGACGCCATAGTGCCGGTGGGCGATGCCTCACGCAGCTTCCTACTGCGCCTCGTGGCAACGGACAGTTCGCCAGCGCTGGTACCCGGCGCCTCTGCCCGTGCGCACCTGACATTCCAACAGGCGAAGACGGCGGTGTTATTGCCACGCGATGCCGTGCTGCGCAATGCCGACGGCAACTTCAGTGTCTTTGTGGTGGAAAACGGCAAAGCCAAACGCCGCCAGATTGCACTCGGCAATACCAGGCGCGATGGGTATTTAGTGGAACAGGGGCTGGAGGCCGGTGAGCAGGTGGTGATTCGCGGCAACGAACTGCTGAGCGATGACCAATCAGTGACTGTCGCCAGCACTGGCGCCCCGTCAACCAACGCGCAGGGCCAGACTAATGATTGA